From a region of the Enterobacter cancerogenus genome:
- the entA gene encoding 2,3-dihydro-2,3-dihydroxybenzoate dehydrogenase EntA, which translates to MAGFDFTGKTVWVTGAGKGIGYATAQAFAEAGAQVTGFDLAFTRTHYPFATETLDVADAAQVKAVCGRLLQSTARLDVLVNAAGILRMGATDQLSQEDWQQTFAVNVGGAFNLFQQTMDTFRRQQGGAIVTVASDAAHTPRIGMSAYGASKAALKSLALTVGLELAGSGVRCNLVSPGSTDTDMQRTLWTSDDAERQRIRGFGEQFKLGIPLGKIARPQEIASTVLFLASDAASHITLQDIVVDGGSTLGA; encoded by the coding sequence ATGGCGGGATTTGATTTTACCGGCAAAACCGTCTGGGTTACGGGCGCGGGTAAGGGCATTGGCTACGCGACGGCGCAGGCCTTCGCGGAGGCCGGCGCACAGGTTACCGGGTTCGATCTGGCGTTTACCCGGACGCATTATCCGTTTGCCACTGAAACGCTGGACGTGGCCGACGCCGCGCAGGTTAAAGCGGTGTGCGGACGGTTGCTGCAGAGCACCGCGCGTCTTGACGTTCTGGTGAACGCCGCCGGGATCCTGCGCATGGGCGCGACTGACCAGCTCTCGCAGGAGGACTGGCAGCAGACCTTCGCGGTCAACGTCGGTGGTGCGTTCAACCTGTTTCAGCAGACGATGGACACGTTCCGTCGCCAGCAGGGCGGGGCGATTGTCACCGTAGCGTCTGACGCGGCGCACACTCCACGCATCGGAATGAGCGCCTACGGTGCCTCGAAGGCGGCGCTGAAAAGCCTGGCCCTCACCGTCGGGCTGGAACTGGCGGGCAGCGGCGTGCGCTGTAACCTGGTTTCCCCAGGCTCCACGGATACCGATATGCAGCGCACCCTGTGGACCAGCGACGATGCTGAACGCCAGCGTATCCGTGGCTTTGGCGAGCAGTTCAAGCTTGGCATTCCGCTGGGTAAAATCGCCCGTCCGCAGGAGATCGCCAGCACCGTGCTGTTCCTGGCGTCCGATGCCGCAAGCCATATCACCCTGCAGGATATCGTGGTGGACGGCGGCTCCACGCTGGGGGCGTAA
- the entS gene encoding enterobactin transporter EntS: MNQKSWLLNLSLLKTHPAFRAVFIARFISILSLGLLGVAVPVQIQAMTHSSWLVGLSVTLTGGAMFIGLMVGGVLADRYERKKLILLARGTCGVGFVGLCLNAMLPEPSLIAIYALGLWDGFFASLGVTALLAATPALVGRENLMQAGAITMLTVRLGSVISPMVGGLLLATGNVAWNYGLAAAGTFITTLTLLRLPQLPPPPQPREHPLKSLMAAIRFLFSNPLIGGIALIGGLLTMASAVRVLYPALAGEWQMSASEMGILYAAIPLGAACGALTSGNLAHSARPGLIVLLATLAAFIAIGFFSLMPVWALGVLCLVIFGWLSAISSLLQYTLIQTQTPEGMLGRINGLWTAQNVTGDAIGAAILGGLGSMMTPVASASSSGFALALVGGILVLALVELRRFRQESAPA, from the coding sequence ATGAATCAAAAATCCTGGCTGCTCAATCTAAGCCTGCTGAAGACTCACCCGGCGTTTCGTGCCGTCTTTATCGCCCGCTTTATCTCGATTTTATCTCTCGGCCTGCTCGGCGTGGCCGTGCCGGTACAGATCCAGGCCATGACCCACTCCAGCTGGCTGGTGGGGTTGTCCGTCACCTTAACCGGCGGGGCGATGTTTATCGGCCTGATGGTCGGCGGCGTGCTGGCGGACCGCTACGAGCGTAAAAAGCTGATCCTGCTGGCGCGCGGGACCTGCGGGGTGGGGTTTGTCGGGCTGTGTCTGAACGCCATGCTGCCGGAGCCATCGCTGATCGCGATTTACGCGCTGGGGCTATGGGACGGCTTCTTTGCCTCGTTAGGCGTGACGGCGCTGCTGGCGGCCACGCCTGCGCTGGTGGGGCGCGAGAATCTGATGCAGGCCGGGGCGATCACCATGCTTACCGTGCGTCTCGGTTCGGTAATTTCGCCAATGGTGGGGGGATTATTGCTCGCCACCGGCAACGTGGCATGGAACTACGGGCTGGCAGCGGCGGGGACCTTTATCACCACGCTGACGCTGCTGCGTCTGCCGCAGTTGCCGCCGCCGCCGCAGCCGCGCGAGCACCCGTTGAAATCGCTGATGGCGGCGATCCGCTTTCTGTTCAGCAACCCGCTGATTGGCGGCATTGCGTTGATTGGCGGCCTGCTGACGATGGCGAGCGCGGTGCGTGTGCTGTATCCGGCGCTGGCGGGCGAGTGGCAGATGAGCGCTTCGGAGATGGGTATATTATATGCGGCGATCCCGCTCGGCGCGGCCTGTGGCGCGCTGACCAGTGGAAATCTGGCGCACAGCGCGCGGCCAGGGCTGATCGTGCTGCTGGCGACCCTGGCGGCGTTTATCGCGATTGGCTTCTTCAGCCTGATGCCGGTGTGGGCGCTGGGCGTGCTGTGTCTGGTCATTTTCGGCTGGCTTAGCGCAATCAGTTCGCTGCTGCAGTACACCCTGATCCAGACCCAGACGCCGGAAGGGATGCTGGGCCGCATCAACGGCCTGTGGACCGCGCAGAACGTGACGGGCGATGCGATTGGCGCGGCGATCCTCGGGGGATTAGGCTCGATGATGACCCCGGTGGCGTCGGCGAGCAGCAGCGGGTTTGCATTAGCCCTTGTTGGCGGGATTTTAGTGCTGGCGCTGGTGGAGTTGCGGCGGTTCAGGCAGGAGAGTGCTCCGGCGTGA
- the fepC gene encoding iron-enterobactin ABC transporter ATP-binding protein yields the protein MTDSTPRLRGENLTLGYGKKIVARDLTVAIPDGHFTAIIGPNGCGKSTLLRTLSRLMTPVAGSVFLDGEQIQRFASKEVARRIGLLAQNATTPGDITVQELVSRGRYPHQPLFTRWRKEDDDAVNRAMRATGITDLAQQSVDTLSGGQRQRAWIAMVLAQETSIMLLDEPTTWLDISHQIDLLELLSDLNRTQGYTLAAVLHDLNQACRYATHLIALRDGEIVAQGAPKEIVTPDLIARIYGMRCMIIEDPVAGTPLVVPLGRR from the coding sequence ATGACAGACTCAACCCCCCGCTTGCGCGGCGAAAATTTAACCCTCGGCTATGGCAAAAAGATCGTTGCCCGGGACCTGACCGTCGCCATTCCGGACGGTCACTTTACGGCGATTATCGGCCCCAACGGCTGCGGTAAATCGACCCTGCTGCGCACCCTCAGCCGCCTGATGACGCCGGTGGCGGGCAGCGTGTTCCTCGATGGGGAGCAGATCCAGCGCTTCGCCAGCAAAGAAGTGGCCAGACGCATTGGGCTGCTGGCACAAAACGCGACGACGCCGGGCGACATCACGGTGCAGGAGCTGGTCTCGCGCGGGCGCTACCCGCACCAGCCGCTGTTCACCCGCTGGCGCAAAGAGGATGACGACGCGGTCAACCGGGCCATGCGCGCAACGGGCATCACCGATCTTGCTCAGCAGAGCGTGGATACCCTCTCCGGCGGCCAGCGCCAGCGCGCGTGGATTGCGATGGTTCTCGCGCAGGAGACGTCGATCATGCTGCTGGACGAACCGACGACGTGGCTGGATATCAGCCATCAGATTGACCTGCTGGAGCTGTTGAGCGATCTGAACCGCACGCAGGGTTATACCCTGGCGGCGGTGCTGCACGACCTGAATCAGGCATGCCGCTACGCCACGCACCTGATTGCGCTGCGCGACGGCGAGATCGTGGCGCAGGGCGCGCCGAAAGAGATTGTGACGCCGGATCTGATCGCGCGGATCTACGGCATGCGCTGCATGATTATTGAGGATCCGGTGGCGGGTACGCCGCTGGTGGTGCCGCTGGGTCGGCGGTAA
- a CDS encoding isochorismatase: MAIPKLTAYALPTAADLPNNKVNWAFEPERAALLIHDMQEYFLNFWGENSAMMAQVVANIARLRDYCKEHNIPVYYTAQPKEQSDEDRALLNDMWGPGLTRSPEQQRIVAELTPDEADTVLVKWRYSAFHRSPLEQMLKETGRNQLLITGVYAHIGCMTTATDAFMRDIKPFFIADALADFTRDEHLMSLRYVAGRSGRVVMTDELLPSVPASKAALRELILPLLDESDEPMDDENLIDYGLDSVRMMALAARWRKVHGDIDFVMLAKNPTLDAWWALLSREVK; the protein is encoded by the coding sequence ATGGCTATCCCAAAATTAACCGCTTACGCGCTGCCAACCGCCGCAGACCTGCCGAACAACAAAGTGAACTGGGCCTTTGAGCCAGAGCGCGCCGCGCTGCTGATCCATGATATGCAGGAATACTTCCTGAACTTCTGGGGCGAAAACAGCGCAATGATGGCGCAGGTGGTGGCGAACATCGCGAGACTTCGCGATTACTGCAAAGAACACAACATCCCGGTTTACTACACCGCCCAGCCGAAAGAGCAGAGCGACGAAGACCGTGCCCTGCTGAACGACATGTGGGGGCCGGGCCTGACCCGTTCGCCGGAGCAGCAGCGAATCGTCGCTGAACTGACGCCGGATGAAGCCGATACAGTGCTGGTGAAGTGGCGCTACAGCGCGTTCCACCGCTCGCCGCTGGAGCAGATGCTCAAGGAGACCGGCCGCAACCAGCTGCTGATCACCGGCGTTTACGCGCACATCGGCTGCATGACCACCGCCACCGACGCGTTTATGCGCGACATCAAGCCGTTTTTCATCGCCGATGCGCTGGCAGATTTCACCCGTGACGAGCACCTGATGTCGCTCAGGTATGTGGCAGGGCGTTCCGGTCGCGTGGTGATGACCGACGAACTGCTGCCGTCCGTTCCGGCTTCGAAAGCCGCGCTGCGTGAGCTTATCCTGCCGCTGCTGGACGAATCCGACGAGCCGATGGATGACGAAAACCTGATCGACTACGGCCTGGACTCGGTGCGCATGATGGCGCTGGCGGCGCGCTGGCGCAAAGTGCATGGCGACATCGACTTCGTGATGCTGGCGAAAAACCCGACCCTTGATGCCTGGTGGGCGTTGCTTTCCCGCGAGGTGAAGTGA
- the entE gene encoding (2,3-dihydroxybenzoyl)adenylate synthase EntE has product MTIPFTRWPEDFARRYREKGYWQDLPLTHILTDQANNDAVAIIDGERRLTYRAFNQQVNNLASALQAQGIVRGETALVQLGNVAEFYITFFALLQIGVAPVNALFSHQRSELNAYAAQIKPAVLIADRHHPLFADEAFLNTFVDEHRSVRVVLLRGDKGEHALETAIARPADNFIPTPTPADEVAFFQLSGGSTGTPKLIPRTHNDYDYSIRRSNEICGITADTRYLNALPAAHNYAMSSPGSLGIFTAGGCVVLANDPSATLCFPLIEQHQINVTSLVPPAVSLWLQAIAEGAGNAQLRSLTLLQVGGARLSATLAARIPAEIGCQLQQVFGMAEGLVNYTALDDTPERIMNTQGRPMCPDDEVWVADEHGNPLPRGEVGRLMTRGPYTFRGYFNSPEHNASAFDADGFYCSGDLIAIDEQGYITVQGREKDQINRGGEKIAAEEIENLLLRHESVIHAALVSMEDSLLGEKSCAYLVVKQPLRAVEVRRFLREQGVAEFKLPDRVESVDALPLTPVGKVDKKQLRLWLAERAQG; this is encoded by the coding sequence ATGACCATTCCCTTTACCCGCTGGCCCGAGGATTTTGCCCGACGCTACCGTGAGAAAGGCTACTGGCAGGATCTGCCGCTGACCCACATCCTGACGGATCAGGCCAACAATGACGCCGTGGCCATCATTGACGGCGAGCGTCGGCTGACCTATCGCGCGTTCAATCAGCAGGTCAACAACCTGGCCTCTGCGCTACAGGCTCAGGGGATCGTGCGCGGTGAAACGGCGCTCGTTCAGCTGGGCAACGTGGCTGAGTTTTACATCACCTTCTTCGCCTTGCTGCAAATCGGCGTTGCGCCGGTTAACGCGCTCTTTAGCCATCAGCGCAGCGAGCTGAACGCCTACGCCGCGCAGATTAAACCGGCGGTGCTGATTGCCGATCGCCATCACCCGCTGTTTGCCGATGAAGCGTTTCTCAATACCTTCGTGGACGAACACCGCTCGGTCCGCGTGGTGCTGCTGCGCGGCGATAAAGGCGAACATGCGCTGGAAACGGCGATTGCGCGCCCGGCGGATAATTTCATTCCGACCCCGACGCCTGCCGATGAGGTCGCGTTCTTTCAGCTCTCCGGTGGTAGCACCGGCACGCCGAAGCTGATCCCGCGTACGCACAACGACTACGATTACAGCATTCGTCGCAGCAACGAGATTTGCGGCATCACCGCCGATACCCGTTACCTGAACGCGCTGCCCGCGGCGCATAACTACGCCATGAGCTCGCCGGGATCGCTCGGCATCTTCACCGCTGGCGGCTGCGTGGTGCTGGCAAATGACCCAAGCGCTACGCTCTGTTTCCCGCTGATTGAACAGCATCAGATCAACGTCACCTCGCTGGTTCCGCCTGCGGTCAGCCTGTGGCTACAGGCGATTGCCGAAGGGGCGGGGAATGCGCAGCTGCGGTCTTTAACGCTGTTACAGGTTGGCGGCGCTCGTCTGTCTGCCACCCTTGCCGCGCGTATCCCCGCCGAAATTGGCTGCCAGCTTCAGCAGGTGTTCGGCATGGCCGAGGGGCTGGTGAACTACACCGCGCTCGACGATACGCCGGAGCGCATCATGAATACTCAGGGCCGCCCGATGTGCCCGGACGACGAAGTGTGGGTGGCGGACGAGCACGGTAATCCGTTGCCGCGCGGAGAAGTCGGACGTTTGATGACGCGCGGGCCGTACACCTTCCGCGGCTATTTCAACAGCCCGGAGCACAACGCCAGCGCCTTTGACGCCGACGGTTTTTACTGCTCCGGCGACCTGATCGCCATCGACGAACAGGGCTATATCACCGTGCAGGGGCGCGAGAAAGATCAGATCAACCGCGGGGGCGAGAAGATCGCCGCTGAGGAGATCGAGAACCTGCTCCTGCGCCACGAGTCGGTGATCCACGCAGCCCTGGTGAGCATGGAAGACAGCCTGCTCGGCGAGAAAAGCTGCGCGTATCTGGTGGTCAAACAGCCGCTGCGCGCGGTCGAGGTGCGTCGCTTCCTGCGCGAGCAGGGCGTTGCCGAATTCAAACTGCCGGACCGCGTGGAGAGCGTTGACGCGCTTCCGTTAACGCCGGTCGGTAAAGTCGATAAGAAACAGCTGCGCCTGTGGCTCGCGGAACGCGCACAGGGCTGA
- the fepB gene encoding Fe2+-enterobactin ABC transporter substrate-binding protein: MKFPAICRNTLLLTALFVLGLTSAAAADWPRQVSDSHGVHTLESKPTRIVSTSVTLTGSLLAIDAPVVASGATTPNNRVADAQGFLRQWGDVARQRKLARLYIGEPSAEAIAAQMPDLILISATGGDSALALYDQLSAIAPTLVINYDDKSWQELLTQLGTITGQEKQAAGRIAAFDKQLAQVKQQMTLPPQPVNAIVYTAAAHSANLWTPESAQGKLLHQLGFTLADLPAGLQTSKSQGKRHDIIQLGGENLATGLNGEGLFLFAGDQKDVEAIYANPLLAHLPSVKNKRVWALGTETFRLDYYSAMLVLQRLEAIFG; the protein is encoded by the coding sequence GTGAAATTCCCTGCCATTTGCCGTAATACCCTTCTTTTAACAGCACTTTTTGTTTTAGGACTAACCTCAGCTGCCGCCGCCGACTGGCCTCGTCAAGTGAGCGACAGCCACGGCGTTCACACCCTTGAGAGCAAACCAACGCGCATTGTCTCTACCAGCGTGACCTTAACCGGCTCCCTGCTGGCGATTGACGCGCCGGTGGTTGCCAGCGGAGCCACTACGCCAAACAACCGCGTGGCCGATGCGCAGGGCTTTCTGCGTCAGTGGGGGGATGTCGCCAGACAACGTAAGCTCGCGCGGTTATACATTGGCGAGCCGAGCGCCGAAGCGATAGCGGCCCAGATGCCGGACCTGATCCTGATCAGCGCCACCGGCGGGGATTCCGCGCTGGCGCTTTACGACCAGCTTTCCGCCATCGCGCCGACGCTTGTCATTAACTACGACGACAAGAGCTGGCAGGAACTGCTGACACAGCTGGGGACCATTACCGGTCAGGAAAAGCAGGCCGCCGGACGCATCGCCGCGTTTGATAAACAGCTCGCGCAGGTGAAACAGCAGATGACGCTGCCGCCGCAGCCGGTGAACGCCATCGTTTACACAGCCGCCGCGCACAGCGCCAACCTGTGGACCCCGGAATCCGCGCAGGGCAAGCTGCTGCACCAGCTGGGCTTTACGCTGGCCGACCTCCCCGCCGGGCTGCAAACCTCCAAAAGCCAGGGTAAACGCCACGACATTATTCAGCTGGGGGGAGAAAACCTGGCGACGGGGTTGAACGGTGAAGGGTTATTCCTGTTTGCCGGTGACCAGAAGGATGTAGAGGCGATTTACGCCAATCCGCTGCTGGCCCATTTACCGTCGGTGAAAAACAAGCGCGTCTGGGCGCTGGGCACGGAAACATTCCGCCTGGATTATTACAGCGCGATGCTGGTGTTGCAGCGTTTAGAGGCAATTTTTGGGTAA
- the fepG gene encoding iron-enterobactin ABC transporter permease, producing the protein MAPSRRLTVSVSLLAVAIVLLAAWSLRSGAVTLDFTQVLHALFGSAPRNITMVVTEWRLPRVAMAILVGAALGVSGAIFQSLMRNPLGSPDVMGLNTGAWSGVLVAMVLFGQHLTAITFTAMAGGILTSLLIWALAWRNGIDTFRLIIIGIGIRAMLMAFNTWLLLQASLETAVSAGLWYAGSLNGLTWGKVWPAAPLILLMFIGALLLVRRMRLLEMGDDTASALGVGVERSRLLLMLVAVLLTAAATAIAGPISFIALVAPHIARRVSGTARWGLTQAALCGSLLLLAADLCAQQLFMPYQLPVGVVTVSLGGIYLIVLLVQESRKK; encoded by the coding sequence ATGGCCCCGTCCCGTCGTTTAACGGTCAGCGTGTCTCTGCTGGCGGTCGCCATCGTGCTGCTTGCGGCCTGGAGCCTGCGCAGCGGCGCGGTGACGCTCGATTTCACACAGGTCTTACATGCCCTGTTCGGCAGCGCGCCGCGGAATATCACGATGGTGGTCACGGAGTGGCGACTGCCGCGGGTAGCGATGGCGATCCTCGTCGGCGCGGCGCTCGGAGTCAGCGGCGCGATTTTCCAGTCGCTGATGCGCAACCCCCTCGGCAGCCCGGACGTGATGGGCCTTAATACCGGGGCGTGGAGCGGCGTGCTGGTAGCGATGGTGCTGTTTGGTCAGCACCTGACGGCCATCACCTTTACGGCAATGGCCGGGGGGATTTTAACCTCGCTGCTTATCTGGGCGCTGGCCTGGCGCAACGGCATCGACACCTTCCGGCTGATCATCATCGGCATCGGCATCCGCGCCATGCTGATGGCGTTCAACACCTGGCTGCTGTTACAGGCCTCGCTGGAGACCGCGGTCTCCGCCGGGCTGTGGTACGCCGGTTCGCTTAACGGCCTGACGTGGGGCAAAGTCTGGCCCGCCGCGCCGCTGATTTTACTGATGTTCATCGGCGCGCTGCTGCTGGTGCGGCGTATGCGTCTGCTGGAGATGGGCGACGACACCGCGAGCGCACTCGGGGTGGGCGTCGAGCGCTCACGCCTGCTGCTGATGCTGGTCGCCGTGTTGCTCACCGCCGCCGCCACCGCCATCGCCGGGCCGATTTCGTTTATCGCGCTGGTGGCCCCGCACATAGCGCGGCGCGTCAGCGGCACCGCGCGCTGGGGCTTAACCCAGGCAGCGCTGTGCGGATCGCTTTTGCTGCTGGCCGCCGATCTCTGCGCCCAGCAGCTGTTTATGCCGTATCAACTTCCGGTGGGGGTAGTGACCGTCAGCCTTGGCGGGATTTACCTCATCGTCTTGCTCGTTCAGGAGTCACGCAAGAAATGA
- the entC gene encoding isochorismate synthase EntC, with the protein MDTSLAEDIQHTATTLQSDSFFFMSPYRSFTTSGCFARFAESAVGGDDPAGHFQQKLAQAFGHAKASGIAHPIMVGAIPFDTRKPSSLFIPQRWQTFSRPARQQSSRYFSGAQTLNVEKRTEIPAQPVFEEMVARAAALTATPQVNKVVLSRLIDIETDKTIDSGALLERLIAQNPASFNFHVPLEDGGVLLGASPELLLRKEGAHFSSLPLAGSARRQPDDVLDREAGNKLLASEKDRHEHDLVTQAMNAILAPRSHQLTMPSSPQLITTPTLWHLATPIEGEARENENALTLACLLHPTPALSGFPHQAAKQLIAELEPFDRELFGGIVGWCDSEGNGEWVVTIRCARLHENTVRLFAGAGIVPASSPVGEWRETGVKLSTMLNVFGLH; encoded by the coding sequence ATGGATACGTCATTGGCTGAGGACATCCAGCACACCGCGACCACGCTGCAATCAGACAGCTTTTTCTTTATGTCGCCTTATCGCAGTTTTACCACCTCAGGCTGTTTTGCCCGTTTCGCTGAGTCTGCCGTCGGCGGCGACGATCCGGCAGGCCATTTCCAGCAAAAATTAGCCCAGGCTTTCGGGCACGCAAAAGCCAGCGGCATTGCCCATCCGATCATGGTGGGTGCCATCCCGTTCGATACCCGCAAACCGTCGTCCCTGTTTATCCCACAGCGCTGGCAGACCTTCTCTCGCCCGGCGCGCCAGCAGTCTTCCCGCTATTTCTCCGGCGCACAGACGCTGAACGTGGAAAAGCGCACCGAGATCCCTGCTCAGCCCGTGTTTGAAGAGATGGTCGCCCGCGCTGCGGCGCTAACCGCGACCCCGCAGGTGAATAAGGTCGTGCTGTCGCGCCTGATTGATATCGAGACCGACAAAACCATTGATAGCGGTGCGCTGCTTGAGCGTTTGATCGCACAGAACCCGGCAAGCTTTAACTTCCACGTTCCGCTGGAGGACGGCGGTGTGCTGCTTGGCGCCAGCCCGGAGCTGCTGCTGCGCAAAGAGGGCGCGCACTTTAGCTCGCTGCCGCTGGCAGGCTCCGCGCGCCGTCAGCCGGACGATGTGCTGGATCGCGAGGCGGGCAACAAGCTGCTGGCCTCTGAAAAAGACCGCCACGAGCACGACCTGGTAACCCAGGCGATGAACGCCATTCTGGCACCGCGCAGCCATCAGCTGACCATGCCGTCTTCTCCGCAGTTGATCACCACGCCGACGCTGTGGCACCTGGCTACCCCGATTGAAGGCGAAGCGCGTGAAAACGAAAACGCCCTGACTCTGGCCTGCCTGCTGCACCCGACCCCTGCGCTGAGCGGTTTCCCGCATCAGGCGGCTAAACAGCTGATCGCCGAGCTGGAGCCGTTTGACCGCGAGCTGTTCGGCGGCATCGTTGGCTGGTGCGACAGCGAAGGTAACGGCGAGTGGGTGGTGACCATCCGCTGCGCGCGCCTGCATGAAAATACCGTTCGCCTGTTTGCCGGTGCGGGCATTGTGCCTGCCTCCTCGCCGGTGGGTGAGTGGCGTGAAACCGGAGTGAAACTCTCCACCATGCTCAACGTATTTGGCTTGCACTAA
- the fepD gene encoding Fe(3+)-siderophore ABC transporter permease has product MSFSSSAVRAIAVPVLLLLLLLAMALSLLVGAKPLPASVIVDALSGSCQSADCIIVLDARLPRTLAGLLAGGALGLAGALMQTLTRNPLADPGILGVNAGASFAIVLGAALFGFTSPSEQLVMAFCGALAASLVVAFTGSQGGGQLSPVRLTLAGVALAAVLEGLSNGIALLNPDVYDQLRFWQAGSLDIRTLETLSVVVIPVIIAAAVALFLSRALNSLSLGSDTATALGNRVARTQLIGLLAITVLCGSATAVVGPIAFIGLMMPHMARWLVGADHRWSLPVTLLATPALLLFADILGRVLVPGELRVSVVSAFIGAPVLIFLVRRRRGGGA; this is encoded by the coding sequence ATGTCGTTTTCCTCTTCTGCGGTGCGCGCCATTGCCGTGCCCGTTTTATTGCTGCTGTTACTCCTCGCGATGGCACTCAGCCTGCTGGTCGGCGCGAAGCCGCTTCCCGCGTCGGTGATTGTTGATGCGCTGTCCGGCAGCTGTCAGAGCGCCGACTGCATTATCGTGCTTGATGCCCGTTTACCCCGCACCCTTGCCGGGCTATTGGCGGGCGGCGCCCTCGGCCTTGCCGGTGCCCTGATGCAAACCCTTACCCGTAATCCATTAGCCGACCCCGGTATTCTCGGCGTGAACGCCGGTGCCAGCTTTGCCATCGTGCTTGGCGCGGCGCTGTTCGGCTTCACTTCACCGTCAGAACAGCTGGTGATGGCCTTTTGCGGCGCACTGGCGGCCTCGCTGGTGGTCGCCTTTACCGGCAGCCAGGGCGGCGGCCAGCTTAGCCCGGTGCGCTTAACCCTTGCAGGCGTGGCGCTGGCGGCGGTGCTGGAAGGGTTATCTAACGGCATCGCCCTGCTTAACCCCGACGTCTACGATCAATTACGCTTCTGGCAGGCTGGTTCGCTGGATATCCGCACCCTGGAAACGCTCAGCGTGGTGGTGATCCCGGTGATCATTGCCGCCGCCGTGGCGCTATTTTTAAGCCGGGCGCTGAACAGCCTGAGTCTTGGCAGCGACACCGCAACCGCGCTTGGCAACCGCGTGGCGCGCACGCAGTTAATCGGCTTACTGGCGATTACCGTCCTGTGCGGTAGCGCCACGGCGGTGGTCGGCCCGATTGCCTTTATCGGCCTGATGATGCCGCACATGGCGCGCTGGCTGGTGGGGGCCGATCACCGCTGGTCGTTGCCCGTCACCCTGCTGGCAACCCCGGCCCTGTTGCTGTTCGCCGATATTCTGGGGCGCGTACTGGTGCCCGGCGAACTGCGCGTTTCGGTGGTGAGCGCCTTTATCGGCGCGCCGGTGCTGATATTCCTTGTCCGCCGCAGGCGCGGAGGTGGCGCATGA